One window of the Salvia miltiorrhiza cultivar Shanhuang (shh) chromosome 6, IMPLAD_Smil_shh, whole genome shotgun sequence genome contains the following:
- the LOC130988103 gene encoding probable protein phosphatase 2C 22, translating to MLCRRGKAIEMSRDHKPVCLRELRRIEASGGYVYDGYLNGLLNIARALGDWHMEGLKGGDGGPLTSEPDLMTTRLTEEDEFLVIGCDSLWDVFLSQNALHFARRRLQEHNDPLMCSKDLVDKALKQRSGDNLSVVVVCFQPEPPPNLAVPRGRVHQSISTEGLKELQSFLDDLDI from the coding sequence ATGCTGTGTCGAAGGGGCAAAGCAATTGAGATGTCGAGAGATCATAAACCCGTTTGCTTGAGGGAGCTGCGTCGTATAGAAGCCTCGGGAGGTTATGTATACGATGGGTATCTCAACGGGCTGCTCAACATTGCTCGTGCATTGGGCGACTGGCACATGGAAGGGCTGAAAGGTGGTGATGGCGGACCACTTACATCGGAGCCTGATCTCATGACCACGAGGCTCACGGAGGAAGACGAGTTTCTCGTCATAGGGTGTGACAGCCTGTGGGACGTGTTCCTGAGCCAGAACGCGTTGCATTTTGCCCGTAGAAGACTCCAGGAACACAATGACCCATTGATGTGCAGCAAGGATCTTGTCGACAAGGCTCTGAAGCAGAGGAGCGGGGATAATTTATCCGTGGTCGTGGTCTGTTTCCAGCCGGAGCCACCGCCCAATCTGGCCGTTCCTCGCGGAAGAGTGCATCAGAGCATCTCCACCGAAGGGTTGAAGGAGCTGCAGAGCTTCTTGGATGACTTAGATATTTGA
- the LOC130988106 gene encoding reticulon-like protein B21, with protein MSSKEALDLDGSAKKGRARKAGPVWESKMMVKAADVNTVKIRSRSSRMSNAEIQVDKQSPTSAMNKRSDFGIIRKSPPQIKRTRSASTTTVADEINTLKLRKIKSGSDHQVPLDVDQHTTNDEIVVADLNEEDVGIIKSRHEADEAITTNNEDHHLEEEEEEEEEEEEKLVSEEKKLLHSNDRSPPPTVEEIAPARIQQKINPIPDHHHHGTSSRLESFADLIMWRDASRSAFVFGVGAFAIISSSYTKDLNISCISVLSYLGLVYLAASFILRSIISRENVDTDSRDEEYVVGEEEAVWLIKLVLPYVNEFLSKLRSLFSGDPATTMKLAVSLFILARCGGSITIWKMTKLGFFGVFMVPKLCSSYSSQLAAYGTFWIRRFGDAWESCSHKKAVAFGIFSLVWNLSSVVARIWSVFLLFVAFKYYQQCRIKEEGLGEEVAATPYSGKRVPPQNLNCIDIKTQKIVC; from the exons ATGAGTAGCAAAGAAGCATTGGATTTGGATGGCAGCGCTAAAAAAGGCAGAGCTAGAAAAGCAGGGCCTGTTTGGGAGAGCAAAATGATGGTCAAAGCTGCAGACGTCAACACAGTAAAGATTCGCAGCAGAAGTAGTAGAATGAGCAATGCAGAGATTCAGGTAGACAAACAGAGTCCAACGAGTGCCATGAACAAGAGATCTGATTTCGGCATCATCAGGAAAAGTCCGCCTCAGATCAAGAGAACCAGATCCGCTTCAACCACCACTGTTGCTGATGAGATTAACACGCTCAAGTTAAGGAAAATCAAATCCGGTTCTGACCATCAAGTGCCACTCGATGTCGATCAACACACAACCAATGATGAAATAGTGGTTGCCGATTTGAATGAAGAAGATGTCGGGATTATCAAATCGAGACACGAAGCAGATGAGGCCATCACCACAAACAATGAAGATCATCATcttgaggaagaggaagaggaagaggaagaggaagaggaaaaaCTTGTGAGTGAAGAGAAGAAATTGCTTCACAGCAACGATAGATCGCCGCCACCTACTGTGGAAGAGATAGCTCCGGCGAGAATTCAACAAAAAATCAATCCAA TTCCAGATCATCATCACCATGGAACTTCAAGCAGACTTGAGAGTTTTG CTGATCTAATAATGTGGAGAGATGCATCAAGATCAGCATTTGTATTTGGGGTTGGAGCATTTGCCATAATTTCCTCTTCATACACGAAAGATCTCAATATCAG CTGTATCTCTGTGCTTTCCTACTTAGGCCTTGTGTATCTTGCTGCAAGTTTTATCTTGAGATCCATCATAAGCAG GGAAAATGTGGATACTGATAGCAGAGATGAAGAATATGTTGTTGGAGAGGAAGAAGCTGTTTGGCTTATAAAACTGGTTTTGCCTTATGTAAATGAGTTTCTATCCAAATTGAGAAGCCTTTTTTCTGGAGATCCAGCCACCACAATGAAG TTGGCAGTTTCGCTGTTTATTTTAGCAAGATGTGGAGGCTCCATAACCATCTGGAAAATGACAAAATTAG GTTTTTTTGGAGTTTTCATGGTGCCAAAACTCTGTTCTTCCTACTCCTCTCAGTTAGCTGCTTACG GTACATTCTGGATTCGAAGATTCGGAGATGCTTGGGAATCATGTAGTCACAAGAAAGCAGTGGCGTTTGGAATATTCAGTCTTGTCTGGAATTTGTCTTCAGTTGTTGCTCGAATTTGGTCGGTTTTTCTGTTATTCGTTGCGTTTAAGTACTATCAACAGTGTCGCATCAAAGAGGAAGGCTTAGGAGAAGAAGTTGCTGCTACTCCATACAGTGGAAAACGAGTACCACctcaaaatttaaattgtatagaTATCAAAACACAAAAGATAGTGTGCTAG
- the LOC130988105 gene encoding formin-like protein 13, with protein MALFRKLFYRKPPDGLLEICERVYVFDCCFTTDALEKQDYKGYVGGIVTQLKESYPDASILAFNFREGETQTEIGSVLTEFDMTIMEYPRQYEGCPLLPMEVVHHFLKSSESWLSLGLQNLLLMHCERGGWPVLAFMLAALLIYRKHYSGELKTLDMVHKQAPRELLYLMSPLNPIPSQLRYLQYVTRRNVATQWPPLDRALTLDCIIMRMIPNFDGEGGCRPIFRIYGQDPFSVSERAPKVLFSTPKRSKAVRQYKQGESEIVKVDINCHVQGDVVLECISLNDDMEREEMMFRVMFNTAFIRSNILMLNKDDIDILWNAKDQFPKDFRSEVLFSETDTIASLVREDSSCFEEKDDGLPEEAFAKVREMFSSVDWLVPKGDSGVEILKALAKSSKSPSSGNQSGLSPKFSPNADMARIQADHKFSPTEIRASISSKLMQIPPGDHSPPSSTSPHHQFSITKTLHLSPRQQYETKAQPGTMTEAKDVSPRSEPKEPSSAPSQLARDAGFFGPSLFRQTLPFTSSEDKISSISSVPSLPLLPPETACGRPLRDDNIFKPGTSPHTERSKNHDSSIEDGLPKSESLLSSAFSAEDLTEAPKVGTPPTPPQPPLLSDRHAAPTEDNSAFICRPAQPAPLPSPSSHSTEDSAPRPPSFTPYSTEKMAKAPASFPPSPTLPCDSSSVTEEIFFSSPPPPPPPPPQMPPSVSPLRKDYAPKPVLPPPLSHPVKEDLVSRPTPCPPPPPPSKESSSGGEPTPHSGVDASLLTPAIGDNSSVTSVPCPPPPPQLPKEISGGGGPPVPPPPPPHPAGPRNLPNVPPPPPPPAPATKSSSTVPSAPPPPHSTNGPASSSGGSLPGAPSPPPPLAPPPGTKGKSLLSRTMASRNNQMKKLKPLHWLKISKAVSGSLWAETQKCGEASKAPEIDISELESLFSAAVPNQDGGRKTGSLASMSNKPEKVQLIEHRRAYNCEIMLSKVKIPLQDMLSSVLSLEDSALDVDQVDNLIKFCPTKEEMEVLKGYKGEKDNLGKCEQFFLELMQVPRIEHKLRVYSFKIQFRSQVSDLRNSLNVVNSASDQIRGSAKLKRIMQTILSLGNALNQGTARGSAVGFRLDSLLKLTETRARNNKMTLMHYLCKVLSDKLPELLDFWNDLSSLELASKIQLKFLAEEMQAINKGLEKVMQELSMAESDGPVSDHFCQALKEFLCFSEGEVRTLASLYATVGRNVDSLILYFGEDPARCQFEQVISTLFNFVKMFKQSHEENCKQLEFEKKKAEKEAAELTKMNASDTGHLLQSQVKSVN; from the exons ATGGCGCTGTTTCGCAAGTTGTTCTACCGCAAGCCGCCTGATGGGCTTCTCGAGATCTGTGAAAGAGTTTATG TGTTTGATTGTTGTTTCACAACTGATGCTTTGGAAAAACAAGATTACAAAGGCTATGTGGGAGGCATTGTCACCCAACTGAAGGAAAGCTATCCTGATGCTTCAATTTTAGCTTTTAATTTCCGAGAAGGAGAGACCCAGACTGAGATAGGAAGTGTTTTGACAGAATTTGATATGACCATTATGGAGTATCCTCGACAATATGAAGGTTGCCCACTGCTTCCAATGGAAGTTGTTCACCACTTCTTAAAATCTAGTGAAAGCTGGTTATCACTTGGGCTCCAAAATTTGCTTCTGATGCACTGTGAACGTGGTGGTTGGCCTGTTTTGGCTTTCATGTTGGCTGCATTGCTGATCTACAGAAAGCACTACAGTGGGGAGCTTAAGACCTTGGACATGGTGCACAAACAAGCTCCTCGTGAGCTTTTATACTTGATGTCCCCCTTGAACCCAATTCCTTCTCAGTTAAGGTACTTACAATATGTGACAAGGAGGAACGTCGCCACACAATGGCCCCCTTTAGACAGGGCACTCACCTTGGATTGTATTATTATGAGAATGATTCCTAATTTTGATGGTGAGGGTGGTTGCCGACCAATATTTCGTATTTATGGACAAGATCCTTTCTCTGTTTCTGAGCGTGCACCCAAGGTCCTATTCTCGACTCCAAAGAGGAGTAAAGCTGTTCGACAGTACAAGCAG GGTGAATCTGAAATAGTAAAAGTTGACATCAATTGCCACGTTCAAGGTGATGTTGTGCTGGAATGTATCAGCTTGAATGATGACATGGAGCGGGAAGAGATGATGTTTCGTGTCATGTTTAACACTGCTTTTATAAGGTCAAATATTTTAATGCTCAATAAGGATGATATTGACATTTTATGGAATGCAAAGGATCAGTTTCCAAAGGACTTCAGGTCGGAG GTTCTTTTCTCGGAGACGGACACTATTGCTTCCCTGGTTCGTGAAGACTCTTCCTGCTTTGAGGAGAAGGATGATGGCCTTCCAGAGGAGGCCTTTGCTAAAGTTCGGGAAATGTTTAGTAGTGTGGATTGGTTAGTCCCGAAAGGAGATTCTGGAGTTGAAATTCTCAAGGCTCTCGCTAAGAGCTCAAAAAGTCCAAGTTCTGGGAACCAATCTGGTTTATCACCAAAATTTTCCCCAAATGCTGACATGGCTAGGATTCAGGCTGACCACAAGTTTTCACCGACTGAAATTAGGGCCAGCATATCCTCAAAGCTAATGCAAATCCCTCCTGGAGATCATTCTCCACCCTCATCAACTTCACCACATCATCAATTTTCTATAACAAAAACACTTCATTTGTCACCCAGACAACAATATGAAACTAAGGCTCAACCGGGTACTATGACTGAGGCCAAAGATGTTTCTCCTCGAAGTGAACCCAAGGAACCATCAAGTGCTCCATCTCAGTTGGCAAGAGATGCAGGTTTCTTTGGACCTTCTCTATTTCGACAAACATTACCCTTTACCTCTTCAGAGGATAAAATCAGCTCTATAAGTTCAGTTCCTTCTCTCCCACTTCTGCCCCCAGAGACCGCCTGTGGTCGCCCTTTAAGGGATGACAATATATTTAAGCCTGGTACTTCTCCTCATACAGAACGTTCAAAGAATCATGATAGTAGCATAGAGGATGGACTTCCTAAATCTGAATCTCTTCTTTCATCAGCATTTTCAGCTGAAGATTTGACCGAAGCCCCTAAAGTTGGAACTCCTCCTACTCCACCTCAACCACCACTTCTGTCAGATCGACATGCAGCTCCTACTGAGGATAATTCAGCTTTTATATGTCGTCCAGCCCAACCTGCACCTCTTCCCTCTCCCTCCTCTCATTCAACAGAAGACTCAGCACCTCGACCTCCAAGCTTTACCCCATATTCAACAGAAAAAATGGCTAAAGCACCTGCATCTTTTCCACCTTCACCAACCCTTCCTTGCGATAGTTCATCTGTTACTGAGGAGATCTTTTTTTCgtcacctccacctccacctccacctccaccacaGATGCCCCCATCAGTTTCACCTTTAAGGAAGGATTATGCTCCGAAACCTGTGCTTCCACCTCCTTTAAGTCATCCTGTGAAGGAGGATTTGGTTTCGAGACCTACTCCAtgtcctcctcctcctccaccttCTAAGGAGAGTTCTAGTGGAGGAGAGCCTACTCCACATTCTGGGGTTGATGCATCTCTCTTAACCCCAGCTATAGGGGATAATTCGAGCGTAACATCTGTACCTTGCCCCCCACCTCCCCCTCAACTTCCTAAAGAGATATCTGGTGGAGGAGGGCCTCCAGTTCCTCCTCCACCTCCTCCACATCCTGCGGGACCTAGAAATCTACCAAATGTacctccaccaccacctcctcctGCCCCTGCCACCAAAAGTTCTTCTACTGTTCCTTCAGCACCTCCTCCGCCTCATTCTACAAATGGTCCTGCTAGTTCGAGTGGTGGCAGTTTGCCTGGAGCTCCATCTCCTCCACCACCTTTGGCCCCTCCACCTGGAACAAAAGGGAAATCTTTGTTGTCCCGTACTATGGCTTCAAGAAATAACCAAATGAAAAAGTTGAAGCCATTGCATTGGCTAAAAATATCAAAAGCTGTTTCAGGAAGCTTGTGGGCTGAGACTCAAAAATGTGGTGAAGCTTCTAA GGCGCCAGAGATTGATATTTCAGAACTTGAATCTCTCTTCTCAGCAGCAGTTCCGAATCAAGATGGGGGCAGAAAAACTGGTTCACTAGCTTCAATGAGCAATAAACCTGAAAAAGTGCAATTG ATAGAACACAGGCGTGCATACAATTGTGAAATAATGCTGTCAAAAGTGAAGATACCGTTGCAAGATATGCTG AGTTCAGTACTTTCCTTGGAAGATTCTGCATTAGATGTAGATCAGGTTGATAACCTAATCAAGTTTTGTCCAACTAAAGAGGAGATGGAAGTTCTAAAG GGCTACAAAGGTGAGAAAGATAATTTAGGCAAATGCGAACAG TTCTTTTTGGAGTTGATGCAAGTGCCACGAATAGAACATAAGTTGAGAGTTTATTCGTTTAAGATTCAGTTTCGCTCCCAG GTTTCTGACCTCAGGAATAGTTTGAATGTTGTGAATTCTGCTTCAGATCAG ATCAGGGGTTCTGCTAAGTTGAAAAGAATCATGCAAACAATTCTTTCTCTGGGTAATGCTTTAAACCAGGGAACTGCTAGAG GATCTGCTGTGGGGTTCAGGTTGGATAGCCTCCTTAAACTTACTGAGACTCGTGCCCGGAATAATAAGATGACCCTGATGCATTATTTGTGCAAG GTTCTTTCGGACAAATTGCCGGAGCTTCTTGATTTTTGGAATGACCTCTCCAGCCTGGAACTTGCATCAAAG ATACAACTGAAATTTTTGGCTGAGGAGATGCAAGCTATTAACAAAGGACTTGAAAAAGTTATGCAAGAGTTGTCCATGGCAGAAAGTGATGGCCCAGTGTCTGATCACTTTTGCCAG GCGCTGAAGGAGTTCCTTTGTTTTTCTGAAGGTGAAGTAAGGACACTGGCTTCACTTTATGCAACAGTG GGTAGGAATGTAGACTCACTGATCCTTTATTTTGGGGAAGATCCAGCGCGTTGCCAATTTGAGCAAG TGATCTCGACTCTCTTTAACTTCGTAAAGATGTTCAAGCAATCCCATGAGGAAAACTGCAAGCAGTTAGAGTTCGAGAAAAAGAAGGCAGAGAAAGAAGCGGCGGAACTTACGAAGATGAACGCCTCAGATACCGGGCATTTGTTACAGTCGCAAGTCAAAAGCGTCAACTAA
- the LOC130988108 gene encoding uncharacterized protein LOC130988108 encodes MHPFFTFVSDSSSRSSKNFPNHTAMKTTPQNFQIFLQSPDLGIATRALIFQNPNPNLTLHHLKSSIFPAASIPEGSSFFTLNGKPLSDSTPLLQNRQITPFSTLTLHIRFHGGGGDGGATGAESRDCYLKMYAVKKPDKVDPHEQRLSKWLNCSLSNEPLRPPVVIDALGNFFNKEALVEALLKKNMPKQFWYIKGLKDMITVELTESPGAKEDGEAKFQCPITGLEFNGKYKFFALRSCGHVLSAKGFKEVKSSACLICHREFVESDKIVINGTEEEVKELWEKMLADKKVKENSKKSKKLKNGEEVGRLTGTKHGIEANGSQNKAKAANKKFKVADLAPAHATKEIYTSLFTSSKKQDFKETYSCRSLPLGRN; translated from the coding sequence ATGCATCCCTTCTTCACCTTCGTCTCAGATTCATCTTCCAGATCGTCCAAAAACTTCCCCAATCACACAGCCATGAAAACCACACCTCAAAATTTCCAGATTTTCTTGCAATCTCCAGACCTCGGAATTGCTACGCGTGCCCTGATTTTtcaaaaccctaaccctaatctCACCCTCCACCACCTTAAGTCCTCTATTTTCCCCGCAGCTTCGATCCCGGAGGGTTCCTCCTTCTTCACTCTCAATGGAAAGCCGCTCTCCGATTCCACTCCCCTCCTGCAAAACCGCCAAATCACCCCGTTCTCCACCCTAACCCTCCACATCCGGTTtcatggcggcggcggcgacggggGCGCCACGGGCGCGGAGTCGCGGGACTGTTATCTGAAGATGTACGCCGTGAAGAAGCCCGACAAGGTCGATCCGCATGAGCAGCGCCTTTCCAAGTGGCTCAATTGCAGTTTATCGAACGAGCCGCTAAGGCCACCGGTGGTGATCGATGCATTGGGGAATTTTTTCAATAAAGAGGCTTTGGTTGAAGCTCTGTTGAAGAAGAACATGCCTAAGCAGTTTTGGTACATTAAGGGTTTGAAGGATATGATCACGGTGGAGCTGACGGAGAGCCCGGGAGCTAAGGAAGATGGGGAGGCGAAGTTCCAGTGCCCAATTACGGGCCTCGAATTCAACGGGAAGTACAAATTCTTCGCGCTCAGGAGCTGCGGCCATGTTTTGAGTGCCAAGGGTTTTAAGGAGGTGAAATCTTCGGCTTGCTTGATTTGTCACCGGGAATTTGTGGAGAGTGATAAAATTGTTATCAATGGGACTGAAGAGGAGGTAAAGGAATTGTGGGAGAAGATGCTGGCGGATAAAAAGGTAAAAGAAAATAGCAAGAAATCGAAGAAGCTCAAGAACGGAGAGGAGGTGGGGCGATTGACTGGGACGAAACATGGTATTGAGGCTAATGGATCACAGAATAAAGCCAAGGCGGCGAATAAGAAGTTTAAGGTTGCTGATTTGGCTCCTGCTCATGCCACCAAGGAAATCTATACTTCGCTCTTCACTTCATCGAAGAAGCAAGATTTCAAAGAGACATATAGTTGCAGATCTTTGCCGCTTGGTCGGAACTGA